The genomic region TCAGCAGCTCCACCTCGCGGTGCTGGGTGTTCAGAGCGGCCTGGTTGTGAGCACAGTCCCGAGCCACGGTGAACagtctcctcttcagtctcctgaGCTCCTCGTGCAGCCCCTGTCTCTCCAGGTTTACCTTCCAcagcatcctctcctcctccgctctctcCTCCCTTAAGCTCTgaatctctttcttcctctccgctctcctcccctcttcctccctcctaaATGCGTTCATCAGCCGGACCACTTTGCCGTCaatcagctcctcctcctcctcctcctcctcctcctcttcattgcTCCCCACGGCCTCCCCTCTGTCTTTAGCCCCTCTCATCTCCAGCACCTCCGTCAGcagctccttcctcctcctctctaagCGCTGTACCTCCTCGATGCACTTCTCCATCTGACACCCCAGCGCGCCTAAATCATTTGCGCCAGATCCCAGATCGAAGGTGTCCATCTTGAGCTCTTCAGCGTCGTCTACTTCAATCCCAGACGCGCCTCCGTGAGCGGTCATACATCCCGTCTTTGTCGCCTCGCAGCGCATCGGATCGTTTTCTGCGCCGTCTGATGGCATCGAGGGCCCTGAAAACCCCAACTGAGCATCAAGAACCCCGGGGTCTTGCCATTCCAGTGTTTTCATCGAGAAACCATCCACGTTGTCACGGCTGAGCACACCATTCTGCTGGCCTCCATTCATCGCCGAACCCACTGTCGTTGCCTCATTTCTGCTCTCCCTGGAGGCTTCATCTCCCCCTGCATGTGGACCAGCCCGGGACTCCAGGCACATCGCCTGGGTCTCCGACGTCATCTCGCTCCCTTGCTCAGCGGGCGCCGGCGTTGTGCCCCTGTGAAGGCGAGGATTCTTACCGATGTGTACGTATTCCTGGCTTGCATCCGGAGCGCAGCCTTGGGGCTCATAGTCCATCCCGGACTCCTCCATGGAGCTCTCCAGCATGGCCAGCATCCCCAGGAGCTGACCCTCGTACTCCACCATGGTTTCACTCAGTTTGTTGCCCGCCGAGGTGAGAGGCATCTCCCTTCGGCGAGAAGCCACTGAGGTTCCTCCACGCTTGTTCCCGACGGCGGCCAAGATTTGCGGCGGGCCTCGAGCCGGCCGGTCGTCCGTTCCCGCCCCCCCGTCCATGTGCGTGTCCATGTAGCTCGTGGAAAGATACGACCGCGTAGACCCGCTGGTTCCCCCGTAGCTCTCCGACGTGGCGTCCTCAGTCGAGCGTGTTTCGCTGTGACTCGCTGAGAAGTGGGAGCCGAACGGGACCCCGATGAGCTCCTCGCAGCCTTTCAGTAACTCGTCCATCTCCTGTAAGTACGGCTTGATGAAAGCCGGTTGATTCGGCCGCGTCCCCTTGAAGGCGAGTCCAGATTGTGTCGCGGCGCGCTCTCTTTGTTCCAAGAGGGTTCTGTCCGCACCCACGTCCTCTTCTCTGATGAAAAGAGGCCCGAAACCAGACGAAATGGATCCGTCCTCCATCGGATTCGCCTCCGCTCTCGTTGTagaagtctcttttttttttttttttttttacagctgtcTCATCCCTGGACAAAAAAGCACATGAATATGTTTAGATGACAGAAAAAGTAACCGTGCACTGACGACAGACGAGCTGGGTTAATATTTCTGTCCAGACGTCTGCGTGAGGTATGCAGATGTCATGAGCCGGGCAGAGGGTACGCTACGAGCAGCTGTCCAGCGAAGGCCACCCGATCGGACCACACCTCGAACAAGCCCACTCATGCACAACACTACTTAGATAAACACGTACAAGCGGCCAACAAGTGGCATTACACAGATTAGAGCACCTTATTCTAACATGTCATTGTGCTGATGGATGGGCATTTGTActcactctccccccccccggttCCTGGTGAATAACGTGGCTGTAATTTCACCCGTTGAGGCGTTTGCCAAATCTGTCCCAGAGACTAAATTGATCAAATTGACCCGATACTGTCGCGGGCAGATGATTGGTAATGTAGAAAGGGCACGGAGGAGTGTGACATTCATTTCATggcggctgttttttttttcctcgccAAAGCTTCGAGCTTCGAGCTCGCCGTTTGTGTTAAATTAGGTCAGATCATGAAAGAGTAATGTTGAGTGCTAGAATGCTAGTGTTGTGCTCTGTGCACGGCTGACTGCACGGCAGCTGTCCCGCTGCAGGGCCCGGGCACAAGTCACATGCCTTTTGGACCTCCGGACGATATTTTCTTAGCATTTCTTTTTCATCTGATCCCTGATTTTATGCATTTGTTTAAATTGCGGAATTAGCGAGCGAGTTAGTTATTTGGAAGTTGACCcttgggtgtggggggggggcatgagcGGTTGCCGTTTTTTGGAAATTCCCATCAAATTGAAATCGACTACACGAACCACCTCAACGTGAAATATGGAATTGCACTTACTTGGACACGGATACGCTCGTTTCCTCTGCCCCTTGTGTGCGTTATCTCCTCAGGGTGACGCCGCGAGAAATGACTTGAGGCTCCAGCAACAGAGCAAAGAGTGAGCGGGAGAAGTGAGTGCAGACGATCTTAAGACAGTTGAgccagcctctctctctctctctctctctctctctctctctctgtgtgctgctATGTGTGGCCATGACTACCTCAATTCTGTTTAGGTGTATTAATAAACACTGGGGCTGGCAGAAAGAGGAGCCACGGCCGGCTGTTTCAACCCGAGAGATATAAAGGATTTTCCCAAATGGGCCTCTTAGAATGATCCTGAACACCTGGTGGCCATACGTAGTTTATGAGCCGTTTGTCTAATTTTATATTTGTTGGAAGATACAAAAGgacttgttttttattgtcaGAGAACGTGCATTTTCCTCCATCACCTTTTCCCTTTACAATGCTAGATACAGCTGGATGTGTTTATTGTGGCTGTtgacaggtgtgtgcgtgtgtgtatgatgaAAGAGAACACGGCTCCAGATTCCACCCGAGCCTCCTCATTATCGGGAGCGTCTTTAAATAGCACCCCCTCACTTTTCTGGCCTCTTCCCACGGGAGGATTGGCTTTCGCCTAAACTCGTGACCTCGACAATGGAGCACAGGTGGTTCttctgtgtggggggggggggggggggggggggtcgggggtcgAGACCGGGCTGTGAAAGACACGGGAAGATGTGGCAGATGCAGAAGTTTTCGAGGAAAGACAGCGCGGGGGAGAGGAAAGGATTCCTCATGCGACCTGTCGATGGAGCtaaaaaatacagtattttattttattttatttgacatcCCTCTGTTTTCATATTTCCTACCTTGTTTTTGAATATCTCTTCATTTGCAAGAACACGTGTACCAGTCAGACACCACTAGATGGCCTCGCGGTGTCATTTTTGACTCCTTTCATGGGAAATGTTCAATTTGAACGTTAAGGAACAGTTTCCGCCTCTCAAAGTCTTTACATTGCAGACATTACGCATTGTTACTTCATTCTGCGTTCGTCTATATTGGTATTTTCTACATCATGCTATTTGAAGGCTAATCCCTGCTTTCCAAAAGGGGCATAGAGCTAGAAAAAGAAGGATGGACCCTGTCTGTACGTGGAATGAACAAAAAGGTCAACGGTCAATTCAGCACAAATCCCACTTCGGAGCATTTCCAACACCGGTTTGActaaatatacttttatttgCACTCACACTTATATAAAATAACGAGGATGCCTTTGAGATTCGGGCGTCACTCGTGCTCCAGAAAAGATGTAATGTTGATCTGATTCGCCCTCGCTGGCCGccgtgactctgtgtgtgtgtgttttttggggcCTTTTGGGAGACTCGCATGAAGTTATCAACCAAGGATTTACGGTTTCAACACGCTTGTTCGACACGAGACAAGACCACCGGGACTTTGAGATTCTCTCTCACTTGCCTGCCGCAAAGAATTATCCTCTTTTCACTCTCTTTCCCCTCAGATTTCCCTTCGCAATGGATGGAGagatcatctgtgtgtgtgtgagggggggggaaacaaatatGTAAGTGGGCGTTGTGGTTGACTGTCCCGCTGAGATAGGCTTCATTTGGACtgctctgtttctgtctgctCCGATCTGCAGTTCTGTCCAAACTCACCACAACATCCTGCCAGCGtgtccctcctcttcccttcggttcttctcctctttccatcCTTTTAATCGGTCCCACAAAACagctgaagagaaagaagagaagaactATAGTTTCAAAAACAGGATGCGGAGAAGTACCTCTTGAGAAAAGTTGCGGGCAGCATGTTTAAATATGGTAaataggggtgggggggtaacAAATATACTGTGTATGTTTACACATATTCAGTATTACTTACAGTACAAACAACGAAGAGGAGTGGAGGCCATTTTTCTGGCGTCACGTCTCACTCCATAATCTCACTCTCCCACCGTCGTCTACTGCTGATATAAGAGATATaaatgccttgctcaagggcaccatAACAATGATGTGTTGTGGTAGGAGAGAACATCGCTACTTCCATTTCTCCAGGGGCCACATGTTCTCACTCCTGTCACCGTCAAGCAGCGCCTCACTCCGGCTAAGTGTGTTTTAATGGCAGCGACCTCGTCGggtgtttattttaaagagaGTGCCCCCGCGACATGACTGTCAGCCGCCGTCTTCTCACCGTCGTCCGCCACCCCGTTGTTTGtaccagttggctttttgtggTCTTAAGGGATCACTTaataaaaaagggggggggctCTTTGTCCTTCTAGTGTGTTTTTCCACTGTTCTGGATTCAGGATTTATCCTCTTATTTAAAGACGAGAGACACAGAGCGGCTTCAAAacgcttttttattttttaccttcgCACAAGAACTCTTCTCAAACCCCACGGCGACTTCTCTTGGAGGTCAAGAAATGTCGTCTTCGTCAGGGGAAGCTTCGCCGGGTCGGGACGACAATTTCTTCTGGCAATTGTTTATTGTTCCGCGAATCAAACTCGCCTCTTCAAACTGTTGCACAACCCGGGCTGTGCAGATGAAAAACAGCTGATGtggagagagatgagataagCTAGACAGAAAAGAGGTGGCGAGCTCAGGCGGTCGACGATCACGCCGAGGGTTCAGTGCTCGGCGACGACGCCTCATGCACAGTATATAATTGAGCTTAGGGCTGTTTCTGACTGCagagttcaattcaattcagtttattttgtacatcccaatatcacaaattccaagggcttcacaatctgtacacacacgtcATCCCTGTCCCAAACGCATCACGATGCCATCACTGTATTCGTGTTGACGATACCGACTAGTTATCTACCCGATAGGTGGGCACTCCTCGGACGATGTGCCGTCCGACGTTGATGacatcttgatttttttttttattccctgcTGTCATTGCATGATAAACACAGCTGTAATTGAGCAAATCAAATTAGGGCCCCGTTCCATTTAGCGAAACCATCTATCACGAAGGCTCCGAACCCAAACTTGTAACGCTAATGACGTCCCTGCGATGAGCCACGGCCTGTACAGTACGTGTACATTTAAAGACGGTTAATGGGATGTATATGTTAGCTTGAGGTACTTCAGTAAATATTAACATTGCTCCACGATGATGGAATACTTTTAATGGCTGGTTTGTTGCCCGTGTTTTTGATCCCTGTTGTTTTCTGAAAGGCTTTCAGCGGAGACCTCTGTTTCCAGCTCTTTAATATAATTTTAGAATGCTGTTATTTTAATAAAGGATATTCAACAAGGGGTCACCTCGGGTTTCCTggctgtgaccccccccccccccccacagagagGTGGAAAACAGGCCTCTGCAAATGTAGTGagggagagacaaagaaagacaaaaagaacgAGAGACGGTTGGATGGAAACTTGTGGCCTGTTTTTGTCCAGTCCCAAACAACCCAGCAGCAACCACACCCTCTCAGGAAttcctgctgctgttgctgctgctgctgctgcaaaaaaaagatatgtcatgtttttaaaggAGCGGTTCACTCTTTACAAAAATATGTTCAGCGTTTTCTCACTTAGAGCCTCCGTTTTGCATGCACGGATTTATATGGAACTTGAAgcaaacacacgtgcacatttGTACGCCTGCGTGGTATTTATTCAGAGTAAATTGTGTGTATCagtccgagtgtgtgtgtgtgtgtgtgtgtcttgaatTGCCGTCCAGATGGCTGCGTACACACAGCCAGTGTGATTTGGCTCTTGAACGCTCACGAATCCTGGGAAATACTTCCCGGGTCCACCGCGCAGACGATTTAACTTCGCTGGTTTTGATtcgtaatctttttttttttttggggggggttaaaaaacaaaaacaagatccAGTGCAGCGTTGATTGTTCCTTTTCGTTTATGtccgtgcacgtgtgtgtgtgcgtgtgtgtgaacagaaaGAGTCAACTTAAAGCGAGAACCATCAACGGGCCAGCTTCGACTTGTCCGGGCTGACGCTAACACCGATTGGCTCATAAAATATGACGGACGGCTTAAGGGTCACTAAACTGATCTATGAccgggtcacacacacacacacacacacacacacacacacagagagcccacccatctcctcctccctagACGTTGATCTGCGGTCCAGTACATCACAGATTCTAGGTGTGTTCTCAcatggaaatgtatttaaacacgtgtgtgtgtgttttcaggtagagccccccccccccccctccatcttgGTCGTATTGTCTCTGCCGTCTGGCTCTCGGACCACATCGTTCCCTAGAGGCACCATAAAACCGCCAACGCACACCGTTTCACCGCTTCATTTCCccatgttttctcttctttttttttcttcccccctgTCCTTCTCTCAGCTCACACTCACCAGAGACCCATGACTCAACGGTATTgactctgctctctctctctctcccctcttcttcttcgtgaacCGGACGCCAGCCTCCCCGCTCTCACAACCGCCGTTTTTTTTCACCTGGTCTCCTCGTGCCTCCATTTGAAGGCAGGCAGGTCAGAGGAATGTGGTGGCAGGACGGTGCGCGGCGGACCCCCTCCACCCAGGGCCAACGACATGTCTGGACAGGGGAGAAGCAGAGTGCAGCGGGGTCGGAGAAttcatttattatgttttcaCTCTTGAACTACTTTGGTTTATACTTTTGTTCATTCTTCTTTCCATACTCTCTCCCCCCCAGAACTCAGTGCCAACAGACACTCAAACATCTATTCTAGTCGCAGGCTGGTGAGACAAAGCTGTCTCTGTTGCACAGAGGAGTCCCCTCACAGCCGAGTATCAACCTGgaacctctccctctctctaaaAACTATTATTACATGCCTCCATTCTCTATCTCGCTCTCTCCGTCCTCGTTTCTACCTCCCATCACCTCTCTTTCCACCCCTCCACGTTATAAATAGTGGACTTTGGAgagtttttgtttctttctctctctttctcagaaaTGCATTTGAGGATAAACATGCGCACGTTTTGTTATGAAGCTAATGAAACTAAATAGatttagttgtttaaaaaaaccaaaaaagtatttaatttttttgacGTAGTTTCAGCAACGTACGCTGTTGTTGAAGGAACGGACAGAGAGAAGCAGTCGGTGCAGAAGGAATGTGTCTGCGGCCGGACAAAGGCAGGTCGGGAATGATAATGCGGGTCCGAGAGAGCTGGGCTTATCCCAACCGGCAGTATGGATTTCCTGCCTGCAGCCTCCTTTCAATCACAtctaacacaatcacacacatacatacacaaggTTCACGCAGCTGTTATTACAGCGCCGGTACTATCTGCGCACCGTGTGATTGGTCGGTCTCGAGGCCTCGAATGTCCTTGAGCCAACGGGGCCGCACTCCTCCAGTAGATTGTTTGAGGCTGAAGTCAagctgtgtgtacagtgtgtacagtgtgtacagtagTCAGCGGCGAGTTGTGCcataaattacacacacacacacacacacacacacaatgtgtgtcaatttaaaaatgaaccAGTCAGCGTTTACTGCTgatataacattattattattaacttacTATAACTGAACTGTTTCTTAACTATCAgattgaaaatgtgttgaacATCGTTTTTTTGTAACGGCTGCACTTCTGGGGATTATTCGTGTTTATTAGTGCTGTAAAAATACTAACGAATGGCTGTAATGCTATCATGTCCTTGTAAAAGATGCCGTCTTCAGTGCTCAGCAACTATATTTGGGTTTAGACTTTTGAGCGTATTCACCATCGTAGGTTATGAACTGTATTATTACTTTTGCGCCATAATTTAACTACCAGGTACAGTTTTGTGATGAGTAGGGTGAAACGGTTACACGTTTGTCAGCGTGTTTGTCCTTTGAGGTTTTCTATTCCTGTATTTCAGGTTGCGTTAGACCTTCTGACCCGCGTTACCGTGACGACGACTGCTTTGACGTTGGAGTATCCCATCAACCTTATGGTCTACGTGGATCTTTACACTAAACCAATGGCAATGGCAGTTAGCCCTTTCACTTCTCCTTTAGCCGCGAAGCTATTTCACAGGTTTTAAATGAATGGTTTTGGCAACTTTTGGGGTgaatcattattatttgataTTTGCTGCCGACATTAATTTTCCCTTCTGCATTTAGCTTTTCATCTAGCGAGGTCATCAGGTCAGGTCGACTGGGCTTTGTGGTGCGTGCTAGTTAGCTAccgttagcatgctaaactaAGGGGATGTGCATGGTAAATGCTATTCATGCTAATCATGTTAGCATGCAGACGTTAGCATTCGGCTCAAAGCCTCACTGACGGATGGTTTTAGACTCCTCTTCAGTTTCATACACTGGATCCAAAATGGGACATACGATTACTCTACCTATAAACTTATACTAGATTctaaaaaacatgttgtatATTGTGATACATTGAAATAATGtaacatgaaatgtaattatttggGATATATTGTATCCATATTGCTTGTGAGGCAGCAAAGGGACTT from Cyclopterus lumpus isolate fCycLum1 chromosome 11, fCycLum1.pri, whole genome shotgun sequence harbors:
- the sync gene encoding uncharacterized protein sync; translated protein: MEDGSISSGFGPLFIREEDVGADRTLLEQRERAATQSGLAFKGTRPNQPAFIKPYLQEMDELLKGCEELIGVPFGSHFSASHSETRSTEDATSESYGGTSGSTRSYLSTSYMDTHMDGGAGTDDRPARGPPQILAAVGNKRGGTSVASRRREMPLTSAGNKLSETMVEYEGQLLGMLAMLESSMEESGMDYEPQGCAPDASQEYVHIGKNPRLHRGTTPAPAEQGSEMTSETQAMCLESRAGPHAGGDEASRESRNEATTVGSAMNGGQQNGVLSRDNVDGFSMKTLEWQDPGVLDAQLGFSGPSMPSDGAENDPMRCEATKTGCMTAHGGASGIEVDDAEELKMDTFDLGSGANDLGALGCQMEKCIEEVQRLERRRKELLTEVLEMRGAKDRGEAVGSNEEEEEEEEEEELIDGKVVRLMNAFRREEEGRRAERKKEIQSLREERAEEERMLWKVNLERQGLHEELRRLKRRLFTVARDCAHNQAALNTQHREVELLMREEEKLQTLVLQLTEEGSRLRAAQQQQLLDLQVALQVQTSSQTSNTQDELTECRRHSCGDVQQYLQGGLKALEDRYEPVLLTLLKRREATAAALLKAKEHARELRAQLRPLKEEIQRLTLQRARLEEKLKLIHWKRREDVGQYKETVSFLEDSSRVLKTELRIQKRNTKEIEELRDSLNKQLLLYRAAIEEHNKSDDEENTIECS